The sequence GGCGAATTACCGGGGACACTAGCGAAGTTGACCACGCTGAAGGACTTGTAactttcttactttttattCAATTTCATTTGGAAAAATTTGTAACTTTTTAAACGTTGTTCACTGAAGCATCTTTATTGATGCAGTCGTATCGGTGATAATAACTTTACAGGAAGCATACCAGACTTTATTCAGAACTGGAAAAACATAACGAAAATGTAAGACTTAATTGGCCATCATTACTTCTGCCATCGTctgaatttttatcatttttcattGAGTTTTACTCACTTGTGACTTAAACTTGATCGTTTCAGAGTGATGCAGGGAAGTGGTTTGTCGGGACCAATTCCTTCCAGTATTGCTACCCTTACCCAATTAACCGACTTGTGAGTATAGTATATGCTATGATTCATTAATATTCTTTATATTTTATGGGTGAGACAGCCATATTGGGTCTGTGTGAGCAGTAAATCCAGCTGTCTCGTAAGGGCTGAATCTTATAAACTCACAGGAAATATTcaataatgtatatatatatatatatcagaattctgTGTTGTGCTAAAGTGTTGACAACACGGGTACACAACATTGCAGCAGAAATTAGTAGTTAATAAGCTGGGATAGTTGCAATAAATAAACCGAGACCAGaattaaattatgcacaagtacgaaTTACTTGTGCGATGCCTAagaaattcactagaaaaacaTGTAATCCGTTTACAGCGAAAGAATACTAGTGAAACTATCAAAACCGAATTCCTTGACACACCAAGAAATTAAACAGcatctaaaataaattaaaactacAACTaagatgcataaactaaaacatgtaTTGCTCAAAGCCAACTGAAACCAATCGAcgatcaacactctgcgtcagtgttgttcttcGAGTGCTGGCAACACCAAACAGCAACACGTGAGTATGTGAGTCGATCACTTAAACTCGTCTTGCAAATCTTCAATACCGAATATGAAAGCCGCAAGTAATTCTCCACACGTCCCACGAATACACACACCTCGGtcctcatatatatataatccttCTTAACCTAGATCTTCCTAGATACTCCATATATGtaaaacaagaaaacaagagTTTTATGAAGACCAAACTCTATTCAAGATTGATATATAATATCTTATAgatatttttccaaattatattgaataaatCTCATAAATAGAATTATCTATATCTAAAGAACGAAATCAACAAATTAGTCTAgaaatgcaaaaataaaatattaattgaatTTCTTTTCAGTCTATATGGAGCATTTGGTGATTTGGGGTaccacaaaatttaaaatatttgagtttcaCCCCTCGTTATTACATTTATAATATTGATAGGATTATAGACACTTGTTTCAAAATGCAATGAAATGAATTGCTAAAGGAAAAACATCGTGATAAGGAAAATCCGACTCTATATATTCAGGAGAATCAGTGACCTCAATGGAAATGAATCGGCTTTTCCATATGTCGGCGATATGACACACCTTAAGACACTGTGAGTATGATTCATGTGATGGTAACAATTTGGTATTGTTGAGAAATATTTGTCGCCCAGATATAACTGTTGGATTTGGTTGCACAGGATTTTGAGGAGTTGCAACATCGTAGGACAGCTGCCAGCTTATCTGGGAAGAATGACAAAGTTGAAAATCTTGTTAGTAAACCCCTTTCTTCTATGAGAATCCATTGAGAGATCGTGTTTCTTCGTTGTACTTTAAAATGCTTTGAATTGTTGTGTACTTGAAGAAAATAATAgtatttcataaacatgctgTCAAGTATTGATTTCTCTTTTGAAAGTTGTCGGTACGAAATGAAGTAGTTCATGGacatgtttcttttttctcTGCACTATTTTCATCAATTCAGTTTTTGACATCTCTTATGCAGAGACCTCAGTTTCAACAACCTAACTGGACCAATTCCGGACAGCTTCAGTAGTTTATCAAAAACAGATTTCATGTAAGGATTTTGGTGAGCAAGTTTATTCGCCAcattgttgttgaattaatgGCTTTAATTTGATTCCATAGCTCAAAAatcaaaatggaaaattttgtaCTAGTTGAAACGAAGAGCTTATGGGTGACCTGAAGAAGACGTATGTACAGGCAGCTCCACTGCAAGTTGAAAGACGGACAGATTTGCTTTGATGACATATTAAAGGAAATATTGCATCTAGATAAAACTAGGCGTAAAAGTAGACACTTCTCAATGTGGGAACAACACGTTTTGCCAATCTGAGAACCCCAACCATCTTCTTCTTTCTTCACTTTTTAGGGGAGGCTTTTGGGCATATTGTTATTAAAACAAGTCTTTTTACCTTCAACACACCTCAAATTTCTCGCAAGAAGTTACTTTGGCGTTGGGGTTGTTATAATATAAACATCACGTTCATGCTATTATCTTAAACGGTTATGGTAGCACGAGAAGTGTGAACTTAGATTCTTTAAAAGTTACTGTCTTGTTGTTTGTTCAACTTTTCTTTATGTCCCATGTATGACCCTTGTCCAAAATAATTACTAGATTCTATAAGCCATGGGTTTTGCATGAATATAAATAAATGGATTCACTTTGTATCAGAGCTTCGAAATAGAATAGTCCATGTTTAAATTTAACAAATGTATTGTGtaacaagaaatatttttaGATTCTCTAATTTGTAATAGCCATTTTCCAGCTATCTAACTGGGAACTCCCTCTCCGGGGCGTTGCCTTCTTGGATGCAGACAGATGGAGACGTCATGTaagtttttatttgttcttaCAGGATGtagaggggggtgaataaactctttaagAACTTGATGTTTTTAGAATTGTTTTCAATCTTTTTTAGGCGGTTGAAACCTTTTTCGAACGGTTAGAAATATAAACCACTTGAAAAGTGCGGAAAACAATTCAGAATTTTTAATGATAGCTATAGCCGGTTGGCAAGCTTGTTAACAAGAAACACTTTAAAATGAAAGTGTTTGCATAAAGTAAAGGCACttgattttatggatgttttgagataaaactcctacgtcaccccttcttcctctttAGGAaagatttcactaaaagactttggctttacaaatTGTTGCAATAACCCATTCCaatcaggacttatcacactgcctgttttggaactctaagtgatcactttacactttTGCATATTTAAGAACCTTCGGTTTACCAGACCACTtagtaaattaaataaccaaTGGTTACTAATAAAAAGtcaatgagcttcaatagctcatattctaagaatgtaaataccgatgaattaaatcgagtttggttttaaaccaagcggaaaatactagaagtaatcattcgttaagaaagctgattaATTTGAAAGTCTTTTACCTTGTGttaactgaataactgaaatgagagGGATCTGTTCTTGTTTGTAtgagttcagttatggtgagaactgaacggctaacagctcgaactgatcaattcaatttgaaaaaaatagttaaacagttaagtacacaagatatggttatggatgttcggagacttcaactgctcctacgtcaccctttctaccccctcgggtaggatccactagaagactttgatttatacaacactttgtacaaacccactcagcttaggattTACACTACTGCCTAGCTGAACTCCTAGCATAGACTCcaaccaacacttgtttaacgtctatgtgttaaagactacatacacaagtttattgtctttgtgcaagactcactcaattTTTCAATACGCTCAATTCTCTGTATATATGTGGGTgatggtgtgtgtgtgagaactggtcTATGAATATAACACGAAAGTTTTCTCACACACCGAGGGAAATGTGCTTCTAATTTAAGtgataacactttgaagtgttctctcaaatctgggctgatagcttcttgtaagctgatatgaatTGAGTGTGCTCTTCTTCTTTTCTCTTGATTtttagaggggggtgaataaactctttcagAACTTGATGCTTTTAGAATTGTTTTCAATcgtttttaggcggttgaaaCTTTTTTCGAATGGTTAGAAATATAAACCACTTGTTATCATATCGAACGGTTAGAAATATAAACCACTATTATCAGATCGAGATGATCAAACTGTGCTTATATGATGGTCTGTTATGAATTTGAGTTGTTAGATTGATCTGAGTTATTCCAAGTGAGCTGTTGCCAAGCTTGTATAAGTTGAGCCGTTGGATTTGCTTTGTTATAGTTGTTGATTCATCGATTTCTGGGCAACTTGatgaacataaaagttgtaCTCCTTTTCTTAGCTTTTAATGGAATCaagaatcactcaattccaAGTTCATATGAGAAATCTATGCTTGACAGATCAAGTTATTAGCAATCTAGAACTTGTTCTACATTTTGGGCAAAACAAGCAATTTTATCGTGGTTTATCAGCTTTTTTCTGAtccgattcagactttgacttatGTAGTTGATTTGTAGATTGTTTTCTTTGATTTGTAATGTATATTGAATCGTTCCATTTGAATAATttgctgagagatatgaccaaaataccaaAACTGCTACATTCAAGCTGATTGTTGTTTCTGTTCTCATCAGCTCAACCTTGCGACTAATATTTCACCTAGATAACATTCAAAAAAACTGAGCTATTGTGAAATATGACTTGTCTGGGATTGAGTTTTCTATTCAATAGTAGTTTTGGCGGCTAGTCATTTTAATCACCGAGCTGtaagatatcatcaaaacactgTAGTTCGCCAGATTTTCACTTTGGTTTATTTCGAGTTCCAGCTTCTAACTTGAGATAACAatttcacacttgagtaaacatattaaaaacacaataaaaagttttttatcattaaaatcaagattttttGTGTTTCTCAACCCAAAAATCTTCCctttttatgatcacaaaacttggataaacaatTATTTCGTCttatgatatgattttaatgaaTAAACTATTTTTCCTCGAGCATGACCAGGCTGAAAATTCTACACCAATGCAATCCTATACGAGTCTAGTTTGCAATGCAAAAAACGATTTGTCATTTCGACACTCGAGAAAAAAGTTAAGTCATTTTTCCCACGGTCGCTGCAAGATGCTCGAAAATTCAACTTGGCATATATATGttagaaaaatatgaaatttcaaattttaaagaacaaaatcaatttaaaaatatctttcaaGAACTATCCGCTATGATATCAATTGATAGGATCATTTGAGAGATAAGCATTGAGTTAGAATAGTTCGATTCTTGAAATATCGAACACCGAgaaattaaatcaagtttggttTCAAATCAAGCGGAAGACGCTCAATATAATCCCTATCAAaaaccgattaaacattttgaaaagcatttaaaagatatacaagttgaatgtataaaaatatttttagtttaaatattttatcaaatacttgatatgcaatattttgggtatttgaaaaacacataaaatgctttaagaatttatcttaaaaacattagcaataattaaatacaatgaataaatagacacaaatttatttatgtatgtTCGAAGATTAACAACTcatacgtcaccctttcttccACTTAGGaatgattcactagaagacattgatttatacaactcatTGTACAAACGCATTTCAACTTAAGACTTATATattgcctaattgaaactcctagcacactcATTTAGCAGCAACCTTACAATTCGCATaatgttttaacatatattatgtcaagactacaaacacaatctttaatgtaTTTTGTGAAAACTCACTCATCTAAACTTTGAAACTcaactctcatgtatatgtgtgagtgattgtgtgtgagaaattttacagtgtatgtatatatcaaatatatcctCACACTTGGGTTTGTTCTCATTCTAGCTAATTTCTTAATGTAGGATGCTTATGCTGTTAATcaacttttaaatcttttatttaattttcaatatgtTATATAGCCTCCAATAGTGATATACGTTAGGCACAAGAATATGATCGTTTGGAAAGGCTGTGTACGGATCCCAACATTGCAACAGTCAAATTTGCGTTTCTGGCCATTTTTTGAAACTAAGCTATTATCATATCGATCTGATCAAACTGTGATGATATGATGGTATGATCTGGTCTGTTATGAGCTTGAGCTGATCTGTTCCAAGTGGCCAAGCTAGTACAAGTTGAGCTTTTGGCTTTTCTTTGTTATAGCTCTTGCTTTGTCGATTGCAGAGCAAAGTGatgaacatgaaagttgtttcCCTTTCTTTTAGCTTTCCATGTAATCaagaatcactcaattccaAGTTTGCATGAGAAAGATGTGCTAGACAGATCAGGTTGTTAGAAATCTAGAACTTGTTATCCATTCTGTGCAGAACCAGCAACGCCATCGTGATTTATCAGCTTCTTTTGATCCGATTCAGATTTTGACTTATGAAGATAAATTTTGTATATCGTTCTCTTAGCTTTATGATGTATATTGAATCGTTCAGTTTGAATAAATGAGCTGATTGAtatgttggtcccacttgcggtaatttgagataataaaacccgaaaataaagaataaactggacaccgagatttacgtgagaAACTCCAGTAAAAACCAcgagcaagatgaaaagaatttccactataatattttgtagtaTACATCTCACTCATTGTGTTtacaaagagaacacacactctcttaatataggagaacaaacacctaaCAATTATTATAgcactaagcactcaaatgctataagatgagagaaaactcgaagaaaggataatttcagaatgaaggggggatCTCTATTTACAGAGCCTCTTGtccgtgtgaagacgcgtataaaacgcaTCTTCTGAAATTTCTGCGAAATTTCTGCCCACCACGTTTTCAAATTCTCCACCCAACTTTGACAAATCTTCcgacatgcatttaatgctcatgccaacatttctcccacttagagatttgattaagaatcaaacATATCTCCatacatcctttcaatcttgacattc comes from Primulina huaijiensis isolate GDHJ02 chromosome 5, ASM1229523v2, whole genome shotgun sequence and encodes:
- the LOC140977551 gene encoding uncharacterized protein, with product MKLVNISLLGNRVMGPIPKELANISTLANLTLEYNQLTGTIPPEFGNLPHIEKLLFTSNNLTGELPGTLAKLTTLKDFRIGDNNFTGSIPDFIQNWKNITKIVMQGSGLSGPIPSSIATLTQLTDLRISDLNGNESAFPYVGDMTHLKTLILRSCNIVGQLPAYLGRMTKLKILDLSFNNLTGPIPDSFSSLSKTDFIYLTGNSLSGALPSWMQTDGDVM